A stretch of the Salmo salar chromosome ssa20, Ssal_v3.1, whole genome shotgun sequence genome encodes the following:
- the LOC123729310 gene encoding kelch-like protein 20 codes for MWYACTPMLTPRENAGCCVYLGRLFVAGGRDELNLELSAAEKFDPDALSWTPVKRMRCKRNNMSLMVFNGSLLAVGGSDGITNLKTIEVYNHESNTWRHFGSMKTKHPGGHVAMLKTKHSYSL; via the exons ATGTGGTATGCGTGTACCCCTATGCTGACCCCTAGAGAGAACGCGGGCTGCTGTGTGTACCTGGGACGTCTCTTCGTGGCCGGAGGAAGAGATGAACTCAACCTGGAGCTCAGCGCTGCAGAGAAGTTTGATCCAGACGCTCTGAGTTGGACCCCCGTCAAACGCATGAGATGCAAGAGAAACAAC ATGTCTCTGATGGTGTTCAACGGGTCGTTGTTGGCTGTGGGAGGCTCTGATGGCATCACCAATCTGAAAACAATAGAAGTCTACAACCATGAGTCAAATACATGGAG ACACTTTGGGAGCATGAAGACCAAACATCCAGGAGGCCACGTTGCCATGTTGAAGACCAAACACAGTTACAGCCTGTAA